Within Marinitoga hydrogenitolerans DSM 16785, the genomic segment GTTATCTCTTTTTCTAAAAAAAACAACTGTCAAAGTCAGGAAAAACAGCCGTATGTTAATATATATACGGCTGTTTTTTATTTATTATTCAGTTGCTGGCGGTTGAAAAGTTCTTGCTGCCAATTCTCTATCTAACATAAACAGAGCATTTGGATTATCTTTTATCAATTCTAATTTAGCAATAATTTCTTCATCATTTGCTTCTTCTTCAACTTGTTCATCAATATACCATTGTAAGAAATTAAATGTTGCTCTATCATGTTCTTTTTCTGCTAAATCTACAAGATCATTAATACATTTGGTTATATGCTTTTCATGTTCTAACGTTTCTTTAAAGACTTCTAAAGGAGAATTCCATTCGTTTTTAGGTTCTTTTATTGCAAGTAATTTAACTTTTCCCCCTCTTCCTAATAAATAATTATACATTTTCATTGCATGAAAAGTTTCTTCTTGATATTGCACATTCATCCAATTTGCAAATCCTTTTAACCCTTTTCTTTCAAAATATGCTGACATAGATAAATACAAATATGCAGAAAATAGCTCCTCATTAATTTGCTTATTCAATGCATCTTCCATTACTGCTGATATCATATACATCCCTCCTATATAGTTATTTCACTATTATAATTATATCATTTTTTTTCTTAATTTTGAAGTTGACATCTCGAGATTTTTATGATATAATAGTGAAAAATTACCCGGAGGGAAGATTATGAAAAAAAATTATTTAAGTTTTGCTAATAATATAAATTCAAATATAATATTAAGACATCGCTCAAGGTGTGGCTTCATGCTGACACCTTGAGTTGTCATATTAACTCAAGGAAAATCAGAAGCCACACCTTGTAAAGGTGTGGCTTTTTTTTATACAAAAATAAATTTAATTATATGGAGGTGTGGTTGATATGAAAAAGTTTATTGGTATCTTATTAGTAGTTATTTTTGCACTTGTTGGTTTTAGTGGAAAAATTGAGGAAATTCAAAAACGTGGTGTTTTATTAGTTGGTCAAGATCCAGCCTATGCTCCTTTTTATGGTGTAAATGAAAAAGGTGAAAGAATTGGATACGAAATTGAATTAGCAAAAATGATGGCTGATGTTTTAGGTGTAAAGGTAAAATTTGTTATTACAAATTGGGATGGAATCATTCCTGCTCTATTATCAAATAAATTCGATTTTGTTTTAGCTGGCATGACAATAACCCCTGAAAGAGCTTTAAAGGTTAACTTTACTACAGCGTATTATGAAACAGGACAAACTGTTTTTTATAATAGCGAAAAATATCCTAACGGTATTACCTTTGAAGATTTAAAAAAGATGGGTAGTAAGGTTAAAATAGCTGTACAACTTGGAACTACAGGAGAATTTACAGCAGAAAAATTATTCCCAGAAGCTAAAATTTTAACCTTTGAAACAGTAGATGCTGCAGCATACCAAATAATCACTAAAAAAGCTGATATTTTGATTTTTGATGAATTATATTATGGTTCCATTTCAAAAAAATATCCATCAATTAAGGTTTGGAATAAACTCTTAAATAAAGAAAAACTTGGAATTGCTGTAAAAAAAGATAACCTGGATTTATTATTATGGTTAAATACTTTTATAGAATGCAAAAAAACTGACGGTACTTTGGAACAATTAAAACAAAAATGGATGGTAGACTACGATTGGGGTGAATAAGTTGAACAAAAATTACTTACAAAAATTCATAGCTTATGCTGTATTAATATTCATATTAACTGTTTTTTATATGGAAATGTCTAAAACATATCCTTTTAACTGGCAAAGAGTACCATTTAAATATATGAATTTATATCTTCAAGGATTTTATATGACGTTAAAAATTTCTGTTTTTTCTGTTTTATTCGCATTGATTATCGGCATTATATTTGGTGTAATGAAAACATCTAAATATCAAATTTTAAAAGAATTTGCCAACACTTATACAACTATTTTTAGAAATATTCCATTATTGGTAATTATTCTCATTGTATATTATGGCATTGGTTCTATGATTGAAATAAGTGCAACAATTGGCGCAATTGTATCATTATCTTTATTTGAAGGTGCTTATATATCAGAAATTATTCGAGGTGGCATAGAGGCTGTGTCAAAAGGGCAGGTTGAAGCGGCAAAAACCATAGGATTAAATACCTTTTATTTATATATAGACATATTATTACCACAGGCTTTTAGAACAACTTTACCTGCTTTAACTGGACAATTCATAAGTCTAGTCAAAGATAGTTCTCTTGCATCTGTTATAGCTTTACAGGAATTAACTATGGTCGGGAGGCAGATTGCCACCTCCTCCTTTGCATCATTTGAATCATATATAACGGTAGCTATATTTTATTTTACGATAACAGCACTTTTACAATTATTAGGTAAATATTTCGAGAGGAGGTTTGCAATAATATGATAGAAATAAAAGGTCTAGAAAAAAGTTTTGGCAAGTTAGAAGTATTAAAAGGCGTAAATCTAAAGGTTTCAAAAAGTGAGGTTTTAGTAATTATGGGGCCTTCTGGATCTGGCAAATCTACATTATTAAGATGTATTGCTGGATTAGAAGAATATGAAAAGGGTATCATAATATTGGAAGAAAAAAATGTATTAGATTATACAAGAAAAACATTAGTTCAAAAAATAGGGTTTGTTTTTCAACAACATAATCTTTTTCCACATTTAAAGATAATTGATAATATTTCATTAGGCTTAATTAGAACAAAAAAAATGAAAAAAGATGAAGCCTATGAAAAAGCTTTAGACGTTTTAGATAAAGTCCATTTAAAAGATAAAGCTTATAATTATCCTTCTCAATTATCCGGAGGACAACAACAAAGAGCTGGTATTGCAAGAGCATTAGCAATGGATCCTGAAATTTTATTATTTGATGAACCAACATCTGCTCTTGATCCAAGTTTAGTATATGAAGTAAAAGAAACTATGGTTGAATTATCGAATATGGGAAAAACAATGATTGTAGTAACTCATGAGGTTGATTTTGCAAAAAAAGCTGGAGATAGAATTATATTTATGAAAGATGGAAAAATATTAGAAAATATGGATCCTGAAACTTTTTTTAAAAACGAATTAAAATACGAAATAGCATAGAATGAAAAGGAGGAAATAATATGTATAATATCGCTAAATATTATTTATATTTAAAAAATACAAATTCATTACATCATCATTTAAAGTGTGGCCTAAGGCTGACACTTTGAGTTGTCATATTAACTCAAGTGTAATCAGACAATGGCCACACCTTAAAAGGTGTGGCTTTTTTAATATTATAAAAAACTTTATGGAGGTGTTAGTATGAAAAAGTTTATTGGTATTTTAGTAGTAGTTATTTTTGCATTTGTTGGTTTTAGTGGGAAAATTGAGGAAATTCAAAAACGTGGTGTTTTGTTAGTAGGGCAAGATCCGGCTTATGCTCCTTTTTATGGAATAAACACAAGTGGCGAACGAATAGGTCACGATATAGCTTTCGCAAAAATTTTATCTGACTTTTTAGGTGTAAAAGTAAAATTTGTCATAACAAATTGGGATGGAATTATCCCCGCACTAATGACAAATAAGTTCGATATTATTTTAGCTGCAATGACAATTACCCCAGAAAGAGCTTTAAAGGTCAATTTTACTATACCTTATTATCAAACAGGACAAGCTTTAATGTATAATTCAAAAAAGTATCCTGACGGACTTTCTATTAAAAAAATTAACGAGATGGGAAAAAAAGCTAAAATAGCTGTTCAATTAGGTTCAACAGGTGAAATTGCAGCAAGAAAATTTTTCCCTAATGCTAGTATATTAACATTTGAAACAGTAGATGCCGCAGCATATCAAATAATTACCAAAAAAGCTGACGCAATTATATTCGATGATTTATATTTTGGCAGTTTATCAAAAAAGTATCCTTCAATTAAAATGTATGATGAGTTATTAACAAAAGAAAATCTTGGAATTGCTGTAAAAAAAGATGATATTGATTTGCTTCTATGGTTAAATACAGTTATAGAGACCTTAAAAACTGATGGAACATTAGAACAGTTAAAACAAAAGTGGATAATAGACTATAGCTGGGATAAATGATTAAAATAAAATTAACATTAGATTACCAAAATATAATTGTAAAAAAACTCTTGACTTTTTATAATATATATGCTAAAATGTAATAAAGGTTATCTTTACTATTTATAGGTGATTGGAGGCCATTATGTTCTTTCTAACAATTAAATCTCAATATAATATAA encodes:
- a CDS encoding transporter substrate-binding domain-containing protein codes for the protein MKKFIGILVVVIFAFVGFSGKIEEIQKRGVLLVGQDPAYAPFYGINTSGERIGHDIAFAKILSDFLGVKVKFVITNWDGIIPALMTNKFDIILAAMTITPERALKVNFTIPYYQTGQALMYNSKKYPDGLSIKKINEMGKKAKIAVQLGSTGEIAARKFFPNASILTFETVDAAAYQIITKKADAIIFDDLYFGSLSKKYPSIKMYDELLTKENLGIAVKKDDIDLLLWLNTVIETLKTDGTLEQLKQKWIIDYSWDK
- a CDS encoding amino acid ABC transporter ATP-binding protein; this encodes MIEIKGLEKSFGKLEVLKGVNLKVSKSEVLVIMGPSGSGKSTLLRCIAGLEEYEKGIIILEEKNVLDYTRKTLVQKIGFVFQQHNLFPHLKIIDNISLGLIRTKKMKKDEAYEKALDVLDKVHLKDKAYNYPSQLSGGQQQRAGIARALAMDPEILLFDEPTSALDPSLVYEVKETMVELSNMGKTMIVVTHEVDFAKKAGDRIIFMKDGKILENMDPETFFKNELKYEIA
- a CDS encoding ferritin: MISAVMEDALNKQINEELFSAYLYLSMSAYFERKGLKGFANWMNVQYQEETFHAMKMYNYLLGRGGKVKLLAIKEPKNEWNSPLEVFKETLEHEKHITKCINDLVDLAEKEHDRATFNFLQWYIDEQVEEEANDEEIIAKLELIKDNPNALFMLDRELAARTFQPPATE
- a CDS encoding transporter substrate-binding domain-containing protein is translated as MKKFIGILLVVIFALVGFSGKIEEIQKRGVLLVGQDPAYAPFYGVNEKGERIGYEIELAKMMADVLGVKVKFVITNWDGIIPALLSNKFDFVLAGMTITPERALKVNFTTAYYETGQTVFYNSEKYPNGITFEDLKKMGSKVKIAVQLGTTGEFTAEKLFPEAKILTFETVDAAAYQIITKKADILIFDELYYGSISKKYPSIKVWNKLLNKEKLGIAVKKDNLDLLLWLNTFIECKKTDGTLEQLKQKWMVDYDWGE
- a CDS encoding amino acid ABC transporter permease — encoded protein: MNKNYLQKFIAYAVLIFILTVFYMEMSKTYPFNWQRVPFKYMNLYLQGFYMTLKISVFSVLFALIIGIIFGVMKTSKYQILKEFANTYTTIFRNIPLLVIILIVYYGIGSMIEISATIGAIVSLSLFEGAYISEIIRGGIEAVSKGQVEAAKTIGLNTFYLYIDILLPQAFRTTLPALTGQFISLVKDSSLASVIALQELTMVGRQIATSSFASFESYITVAIFYFTITALLQLLGKYFERRFAII